A single region of the Glycine max cultivar Williams 82 chromosome 20, Glycine_max_v4.0, whole genome shotgun sequence genome encodes:
- the LOC106798952 gene encoding protein SEMI-ROLLED LEAF 2 isoform X2, producing the protein MGVISRKIFPACGNMCVCCPALRSRSRQPVKRYRKLLADIFPKSPDESPSERKITKLCEYAAKNPFRIPKIAKYLEERCYKELRYEHIKLVNIIAESFNKLLSICKVQIAYFAVDVLNVILELLSYSKDETIQTLGCQCLSKFIYCQVWFMAEFSHIFVDFDEIVRATLDNYEWSRQNEEADVRAEAHHNWVDEVIRCEGRGGSVIGNDNRSSCLIIQPRPEIKGPSLLTREEIEKPQIWAQICIQRMVELAKESTTMRRVLDPMFVYFDSRQHWAPQKGLAMIILSRMAYFMENSGNQRLILASVIHHLDHKNVMNDPQLKTCVIQVATSLAMQIRSESGLAEIGFVGVLCRHLRKSLQASSEFGGEQELNLNISLQNSIDDCLLEIANGVIDAQPLFDLMAINLENILPGVVGRATIGSLIILARAVTLALSHLHSQQGFPEALLVQLLKVMLHSDVEARVGAHLIFSILLFPSSFHTNEISSLRSRYLGQHNKRHSHAPSVSASASITALLEKLRRNRNTKVENHGNIVHDQERDIVAEDWKQGCGLKNSPNFYKLTSIIDKATGSPSLTDTEPYVMKLTEDQMAQLLSAFWIQANLPDNLPSNIEAIAHSFILTLIVLRIKNLKDRDSLVIRFFQLPLSLWTMLLDQSNGILSPACQRSVYVLSAGMLAFACKIYQIPDLNDVFASLPMSNVDPFLSISDDYRVYAKIHVDVREYDTAADNQFACSVLSELQNKIRECQSIIRDAMVHNLANITELDAGELAMLLLEKFKPGEEFVFGPQSMLDQNQIIFHSQESLSFDGDFPSNSAGEDDTISEASVSDLSRFIPKMPLSPSAPHVISIGQLMESALEVAGQVAGTAISTSPLPYNTMASQCESLGTCARKKLSNWLAFENHYSQALDDKSFLAIADIRNSAPEKVTNGGGHAQLPRDPMKLPPASPFDNFLKAAGC; encoded by the exons ATGGGTGTCATCTCTCGGAAGATCTTCCCAGCATGTGGGAACATGTGTGTTTGCTGTCCAGCTTTGAGGTCAAGATCACGCCAGCCAGTCAAACGATACAGAAAACTGCTTGCTGATATATTCCCTAAGTCCCCT GATGAGTCTCCAAGTGAAAGGAAGATTACCAAATTATGTGAATATGCTGCAAAAAACCCTTTCCGGATTCCAaag ATAGCAAAATATCTTGAAGAAAGGTGCTACAAAGAACTCAGATATGAGCACATCAAACTGGTCAATATTATAGCAGAATCCTTCAACAAGTTGCTTTCCATTTGTAAGGTGCAGAT AGCGTATTTTGCTGTTGATGTGCTTAATGTAATTTTGGAGCTCTTGAGCTATTCTAAGGATGAGACCATTCAGACACTTGGTTGCCAGTGCTTATCAAAGTTCATCTACTGTCAG GTTTGGTTTATGGCCGAATTTTCACATATTTTTGTAGATTTTGATGAG ATTGTTCGTGCCACTTTAGATAACTATGAGTGGAGTAGACAAAATGAAGAAGCTGATGTCAGGGCAGAGGCACATCATAATTGGGTGGATGAGGTTATCCGGTGTGAAGGTCGGGGTGGTTCAGTTATTGGTAATGACAATCGCTCTAGTTGCTTGATCATCCAGCCACGACCAGAAATAAAGGGTCCTTCCCTTTTAACTAG agaagaaattgaaaaacCACAAATATGGGCTCAGATATGTATTCAAAGAATGGTTGAATTAGCCAAGGAAAGCACAACTATGCGTCGTGTGCTGGATCCAATGTTTGTCTACTTTGATTCTAGACAACATTGGGCTCCTCAGAAAGGGTTAGCAATGATAATTTTATCAAGGATGGCCTACTTCATGGAGAACTCTG GGAATCAGCGCTTAATTCTAGCTTCTGTGATACATCATCTGGACCACAAAAATGTCATGAATGATCCTCAACTTAAGACCTGTGTTATTCAGGTTGCCACATCTTTGGCTATGCAAATTAGATCTGAGAGTGGCTTGGCAGAGATTGGTTTTGTTGGTGTCCTTTGCAGACATCTTAGGAAAAGCCTTCAAGCCTCTAGTGAATTTGGTGGAGAGCAAGAATTGAACTTAAATATCTCACTTCAAAATTCCATTGACGATTGCTTACTAGAAATTGCCAATGGG GTAATTGATGCCCAGCCACTTTTTGACTTGATGGCGATAAACCTAGAAAATATTCTACCCGGTGTTGTTGGTAGAGCAACCATTGGATCTCTGATCATCCTTGCTCGTGCAGTCACTTTAGCATTAAGTCACTTACATTCACAGCAG GGATTTCCTGAAGCTCTTCTTGTTCAACTCCTAAAAGTAATGTTGCATTCAGATGTGGAGGCTCGCGTCGGAGCACACCTTatattttccattcttctttttccAAGTTCCTTCCATACGAATGAGATTTCCTCTCTGCGGTCCAGATATCTAGGTCAACACAACAAAAGGCATTCTCATGCTCCATCTGTGTCTGCATCTGCTTCAATTACAGCTTTACTTGAAAAGCTCCGCAGAAACAGAAACACCAAGGTAGAAAATCATGGGAATATTGTTCATGATCAAGAAAGGGATATTGTGGCAGAAGACTGGAAGCAGGGCTGTGGCTTAAAGAATTCTCCTAACTTTTACAAACTCACTTCTATCATTGATAAGGCTACAGGATCACCAAGTTTGACTGACACA GAACCATATGTTATGAAACTAACTGAAGATCAAATGGCCCAGCTGCTTTCTGCCTTTTGGATTCAAGCCAATCTTCCTGATAATTTACCTTCAAATATTGAAGCTATAGCTCATTCATTCATATTGACACTAATTGTCTTACGCATAAAG AACCTGAAAGACAGAGATAGCCTGGTGATCCGCTTCTTCCAGCTTCCTCTGTCTCTCTGGACTATGTTGTTGGACCAAAGCAATG GAATATTGTCCCCAGCTTGTCAGAGGTCTGTCTATGTATTGTCTGCTGGCATGCTGGCCTTTGCCTGCAAAATATATCAGATTCCTGATCTGAATGATGTGTTTGCATCATTGCCAATGTCTAAT GTTGATCCATTCTTGAGTATCAGTGATGATTATCGAGTATATGCTAAGATCCATGTGGATGTGAGAGAATATGATACTGCTGCTGATAATCAGTTTGCATGTTCAGTATTATCAGAGTTACAGAACAAAATACGTGAATGTCAATCGATCATAAGAGATGCTATGGTTCATAATTTAGCTAATATCACTGAG CTGGATGCAGGTGAACTGGCTATGCTATTGTTAGAGAAATTTAAGCCCGGTGAAGAGTTTGTGTTCGGTCCACAGTCAATGCTTGATcagaatcaaataatttttcattcccAGGAGTCACTGTCATTTGATGGG GATTTTCCCTCAAATTCAGCAGGTGAAGATGACACAATCAGTGAAGCATCTGTCTCTGACCTTTCTCGATTTATTCCAAAGATGCCTCTATCCCCTTCGGCACCTCATGTTATCAGCATTGGACAACTTATGGAATCG GCATTAGAGGTAGCTGGTCAAGTGGCAGGAACAGCTATCTCCACTTCGCCCCTTCCGTACAACACCATGGCTAGCCAGTGTGAATCACTCGGTACATGTGCAAGGAAAAAGCTTTCAAATTGGCTGGCCTTTGAGAATCATTACAGCCAAGCACTTGATGATAAATCGTTTTTGGCAATTGCTGATATTAGGAACTCAGCACCTGAGAAG
- the LOC106798952 gene encoding protein SEMI-ROLLED LEAF 2 isoform X1 has product MGVISRKIFPACGNMCVCCPALRSRSRQPVKRYRKLLADIFPKSPDESPSERKITKLCEYAAKNPFRIPKIAKYLEERCYKELRYEHIKLVNIIAESFNKLLSICKVQIAYFAVDVLNVILELLSYSKDETIQTLGCQCLSKFIYCQMDATYTHNIEKLVPKVCMLSREHGEACEKRCLRASSLQCLSAMVWFMAEFSHIFVDFDEIVRATLDNYEWSRQNEEADVRAEAHHNWVDEVIRCEGRGGSVIGNDNRSSCLIIQPRPEIKGPSLLTREEIEKPQIWAQICIQRMVELAKESTTMRRVLDPMFVYFDSRQHWAPQKGLAMIILSRMAYFMENSGNQRLILASVIHHLDHKNVMNDPQLKTCVIQVATSLAMQIRSESGLAEIGFVGVLCRHLRKSLQASSEFGGEQELNLNISLQNSIDDCLLEIANGVIDAQPLFDLMAINLENILPGVVGRATIGSLIILARAVTLALSHLHSQQGFPEALLVQLLKVMLHSDVEARVGAHLIFSILLFPSSFHTNEISSLRSRYLGQHNKRHSHAPSVSASASITALLEKLRRNRNTKVENHGNIVHDQERDIVAEDWKQGCGLKNSPNFYKLTSIIDKATGSPSLTDTEPYVMKLTEDQMAQLLSAFWIQANLPDNLPSNIEAIAHSFILTLIVLRIKNLKDRDSLVIRFFQLPLSLWTMLLDQSNGILSPACQRSVYVLSAGMLAFACKIYQIPDLNDVFASLPMSNVDPFLSISDDYRVYAKIHVDVREYDTAADNQFACSVLSELQNKIRECQSIIRDAMVHNLANITELDAGELAMLLLEKFKPGEEFVFGPQSMLDQNQIIFHSQESLSFDGDFPSNSAGEDDTISEASVSDLSRFIPKMPLSPSAPHVISIGQLMESALEVAGQVAGTAISTSPLPYNTMASQCESLGTCARKKLSNWLAFENHYSQALDDKSFLAIADIRNSAPEKVTNGGGHAQLPRDPMKLPPASPFDNFLKAAGC; this is encoded by the exons ATGGGTGTCATCTCTCGGAAGATCTTCCCAGCATGTGGGAACATGTGTGTTTGCTGTCCAGCTTTGAGGTCAAGATCACGCCAGCCAGTCAAACGATACAGAAAACTGCTTGCTGATATATTCCCTAAGTCCCCT GATGAGTCTCCAAGTGAAAGGAAGATTACCAAATTATGTGAATATGCTGCAAAAAACCCTTTCCGGATTCCAaag ATAGCAAAATATCTTGAAGAAAGGTGCTACAAAGAACTCAGATATGAGCACATCAAACTGGTCAATATTATAGCAGAATCCTTCAACAAGTTGCTTTCCATTTGTAAGGTGCAGAT AGCGTATTTTGCTGTTGATGTGCTTAATGTAATTTTGGAGCTCTTGAGCTATTCTAAGGATGAGACCATTCAGACACTTGGTTGCCAGTGCTTATCAAAGTTCATCTACTGTCAG atggATGCTACTTATACTCATAACATTGAAAAGTTGGTGCCGAAAGTGTGCATGCTATCACGGGAACATGGTGAAGCATGTGAAAAGCGCTGCTTGAGGGCATCAAGCTTGCAATGCCTTTCAGCAATG GTTTGGTTTATGGCCGAATTTTCACATATTTTTGTAGATTTTGATGAG ATTGTTCGTGCCACTTTAGATAACTATGAGTGGAGTAGACAAAATGAAGAAGCTGATGTCAGGGCAGAGGCACATCATAATTGGGTGGATGAGGTTATCCGGTGTGAAGGTCGGGGTGGTTCAGTTATTGGTAATGACAATCGCTCTAGTTGCTTGATCATCCAGCCACGACCAGAAATAAAGGGTCCTTCCCTTTTAACTAG agaagaaattgaaaaacCACAAATATGGGCTCAGATATGTATTCAAAGAATGGTTGAATTAGCCAAGGAAAGCACAACTATGCGTCGTGTGCTGGATCCAATGTTTGTCTACTTTGATTCTAGACAACATTGGGCTCCTCAGAAAGGGTTAGCAATGATAATTTTATCAAGGATGGCCTACTTCATGGAGAACTCTG GGAATCAGCGCTTAATTCTAGCTTCTGTGATACATCATCTGGACCACAAAAATGTCATGAATGATCCTCAACTTAAGACCTGTGTTATTCAGGTTGCCACATCTTTGGCTATGCAAATTAGATCTGAGAGTGGCTTGGCAGAGATTGGTTTTGTTGGTGTCCTTTGCAGACATCTTAGGAAAAGCCTTCAAGCCTCTAGTGAATTTGGTGGAGAGCAAGAATTGAACTTAAATATCTCACTTCAAAATTCCATTGACGATTGCTTACTAGAAATTGCCAATGGG GTAATTGATGCCCAGCCACTTTTTGACTTGATGGCGATAAACCTAGAAAATATTCTACCCGGTGTTGTTGGTAGAGCAACCATTGGATCTCTGATCATCCTTGCTCGTGCAGTCACTTTAGCATTAAGTCACTTACATTCACAGCAG GGATTTCCTGAAGCTCTTCTTGTTCAACTCCTAAAAGTAATGTTGCATTCAGATGTGGAGGCTCGCGTCGGAGCACACCTTatattttccattcttctttttccAAGTTCCTTCCATACGAATGAGATTTCCTCTCTGCGGTCCAGATATCTAGGTCAACACAACAAAAGGCATTCTCATGCTCCATCTGTGTCTGCATCTGCTTCAATTACAGCTTTACTTGAAAAGCTCCGCAGAAACAGAAACACCAAGGTAGAAAATCATGGGAATATTGTTCATGATCAAGAAAGGGATATTGTGGCAGAAGACTGGAAGCAGGGCTGTGGCTTAAAGAATTCTCCTAACTTTTACAAACTCACTTCTATCATTGATAAGGCTACAGGATCACCAAGTTTGACTGACACA GAACCATATGTTATGAAACTAACTGAAGATCAAATGGCCCAGCTGCTTTCTGCCTTTTGGATTCAAGCCAATCTTCCTGATAATTTACCTTCAAATATTGAAGCTATAGCTCATTCATTCATATTGACACTAATTGTCTTACGCATAAAG AACCTGAAAGACAGAGATAGCCTGGTGATCCGCTTCTTCCAGCTTCCTCTGTCTCTCTGGACTATGTTGTTGGACCAAAGCAATG GAATATTGTCCCCAGCTTGTCAGAGGTCTGTCTATGTATTGTCTGCTGGCATGCTGGCCTTTGCCTGCAAAATATATCAGATTCCTGATCTGAATGATGTGTTTGCATCATTGCCAATGTCTAAT GTTGATCCATTCTTGAGTATCAGTGATGATTATCGAGTATATGCTAAGATCCATGTGGATGTGAGAGAATATGATACTGCTGCTGATAATCAGTTTGCATGTTCAGTATTATCAGAGTTACAGAACAAAATACGTGAATGTCAATCGATCATAAGAGATGCTATGGTTCATAATTTAGCTAATATCACTGAG CTGGATGCAGGTGAACTGGCTATGCTATTGTTAGAGAAATTTAAGCCCGGTGAAGAGTTTGTGTTCGGTCCACAGTCAATGCTTGATcagaatcaaataatttttcattcccAGGAGTCACTGTCATTTGATGGG GATTTTCCCTCAAATTCAGCAGGTGAAGATGACACAATCAGTGAAGCATCTGTCTCTGACCTTTCTCGATTTATTCCAAAGATGCCTCTATCCCCTTCGGCACCTCATGTTATCAGCATTGGACAACTTATGGAATCG GCATTAGAGGTAGCTGGTCAAGTGGCAGGAACAGCTATCTCCACTTCGCCCCTTCCGTACAACACCATGGCTAGCCAGTGTGAATCACTCGGTACATGTGCAAGGAAAAAGCTTTCAAATTGGCTGGCCTTTGAGAATCATTACAGCCAAGCACTTGATGATAAATCGTTTTTGGCAATTGCTGATATTAGGAACTCAGCACCTGAGAAG